The genomic window tttattatttaattcaattgataattttttttaatgatttttaaaattgttcccgattttctaacagaaaaattacgggttttcaagatggcggacatgacatcgtactacctgatgatatatatgctatgaaacaagtggcgggggtcagtctgccatcAACCACAGTGGGGGAATGATTCGTcacaatttttttgccctcaccgggttcgaaccgaggactccgagctccatgtcgtaaatgttggttttttaatttttttaaattaaaatttaatttttttaatttttttaactttaaatttttttaaataaaaatcgggtaataaatacagatattcaagatggcggccgtaacggaaattgcaatggtgacatcataattcaaaatggcggaaaataaattacctgaatgttcgagaaaacaaaatgacatcatccaaaatggggGATTCAAGATGgtgaatccaaaatggccgccggggtcaaggtcaaggtcaaaggtgaaggCCACACtcacccaagatggccgccgttatgtcacaatccaagatggcggtcggctcctctggctcctcaccctggaccctgcaccaggagccccattcctatactactggcaaCGATTAGTATCAAAATGATTTGATTCAAACAAgaagttaaaaattacaaattcgtTAGCTTGGACATCGGGACAGAGGATCAATATTACATTTAAGAAACGGACAGTACCTTTAGTGTTGTGATATCTAACATAACTATTCCACGCTCCCGAAGAATAGTCGATGTATCGTAGAGCTTTCAGTGGCAATTACCACTCGTCACGAACCATGATCCTATTCTGGTTCCTGGGGTTTAGCTGGTGACTCGACGAACGGAGTCCAAGGTTGATTTCACCTGTAGATGTCTCTCGGGATAGTCATACGAAGTAATTTCCTTCCTTCCTTCGGTCGACGTAGTACACTCGTTCTTAAACCTAATGTGCTGAATGTTTGAAGTGGTATTTATTTTTCTAAGCCGCACCACTATTCATAATGTTACGGTTGGATTAATTTAGTTAAATTGTACGATAGTAGTTTATATATCTTCTTGCTGTGAACTATAATATTGAAGCAATATTCTGGTATTCTTACAAATTCATGCGATAATTCAAATGTTCTATTATCTATTACAAtccataaaatataatattaaaatcattCACGAATCATCATGGATTTCTTCAGTAGGGTATTTTtccacatttattaaatagttcgCTTATCCttcaatcaaaataaattacaattctCGAAATATGCTTGTGATCTATAGGGTGGTTTCTTATAGACTTAATAATATCTGGAAATTTTCTTGTTGATTTCACATCactcttaaaattataaaaaaaactatctccttgcataaacttttttctttacaataaaatataaaaaggaATAATGTGGTTTGCACTACTTCCTATTCAATCACATATTTAGGAAAACATTCATTtaattatccaaaaacaaaactaAACACTTGAAAGAAACAATCAACACAATTTTTCGTATATCATAGAGAACACATGAATAGATAGTGGTTATTGCAAGAACTATTGTTTTGGAacttcagtttttaaaatattaaacacaagtaactatatttttctaaaatttaataaaactgatattacatttataaaaaaaaatatccaatgcATACCGTAGACATTTCAGAAAGTCTCTTAGACTCAGATAAGGAGTTCTTTAGAAAAACTGATGATCTTCCTGAACGTCTTTGTCAGGTACGAATTCCTTTGCTCTGGTTCATTAATATTAATTCATGATTTTTTTgaaataagttttgaaataaaaatatttatatctaggctataaaaatatcaataatcaTAAAAGACTTACTTCACAAAtttctttaattaataaaattcttgaaacgatagttataaattttattaattttttttggaatcggtgtataaattaacataaaaaaacatgCGTAACTACTGTATTGCTGATGATACTTAGACACTCTAAATTACATACCATTTAAAATAGCGAATATGTTTTATCAACTTCAACATAAGTTAATAAGTATTAATTAGCATTTATATTAATGATACATTGTCACTCAGCCAAACTTGTTTGTTGTCAAACAAACATAATTGACAGTAAAcgataaataaattgtattttctgACCACGTAACTAAAAACAGAGTATGGATAACCATACAAGCCTCGAGGAGGAACTGGCAGACGAGAAGCAGGACTTTGAGGGGCTTTGCACTGTGTCCAACTGCTGTTGTCTGCACTTGTTAATCACTGATGTCTGTGGTGAGAATGGTTACCGTGTTAGCCTTGACGAGGAAATGGTGGCAGGGTAGACTGCCCAAGAAGAGTTTTGCACTGTGTCCAACTGCTGAGTTCTGCACTTCTTAATCACTGAAGTCTGTGGTCAGAATTGCTACCGTATTAGTCTTGACGAGGAAATGAAGGCAGGGTAGACTGGCTCAGAAGGGCTCAGTACGTTTTCCAATTGCTGATGACTGCATATTTAATAACTGAAGTGTGAGAAACGAGTAGCTACCATTCTTGCCTTGACAGAGGGGATCTGCATTGTTTTTAATTTCTGAGGAGTTCTTGTGTTTCTCCCTGAGGCATGTGTAGAGAGTGTCTACCGGGCGTGCCTCGACAAGGAGTTGGTGGTCGGGTAGTCGTGTACAAAGGAGCTTTGCACATGTCCCAAGTCGTGGGGAGTGCCTGTGTTTCTCACTAAGGTCTGTGTTGTGAGCAGGTTATCGGGCTGGCCTCGACCAGGAGCTGGCGGCCAGGTGGCCGGGCGCAGAGGGGCTCTGCATAGAACTCAAGTGCTGGGGACTGCCCGTGTCACTAACCGAGGCATGTGGAGAGTCGCGGAACTGCCGTGACCACAGTTCGTGTGGACGGTACGTGGTAGGCTCCACCGCTTCCTCAGCCTCCTTGCCTGTCGCTGAGATGTAGCGTGGGTGCTCACCGCTAGACCGCGACATGGATGTAATGGAGTCTCTCTGTCGTGACCTCTTGGGCCTGCTGGTTGAATGCGGACGCCGGAAATTACCTTGTAGCGGCCTAAGAGACGGGTCCAGCGATGACTGCATCCTGCTGGAGGTCCACTTTACGGATGTGGAGTGCTGCAATGCAGCCTTTCTCCGACGGAAAATGTAGCAGTCGAGGGATAAGGTTGTCACAAAGACGAGCAATAGAAATGCTACAGAGCCGATAGAGACGTACACCAATATCCACCAAATGCTCATGTTCTCTTTTGACTTTAGAGTAACCGAGGACACATTGTATGAGGAGCTGTCATTTAACTGGATGTAGCTGTCTAAAGTATCATTGTTCATCTCATTTACTATTTCAACATCTGCATTTGGTTGTAATACTCTCATAGAAGTATTCAGAGCTGGCTTTTGTTTTCTTCTATCTACCTTCACTATGTCAGGGTTAGCCTCTAGGCCCCTCATAGAAAGAACAAGCTTTGGTTTTTCAGATATTACATGTTGTTTAGTTGTTTCGTTTATTTGTTTCTTCCGCTGAGTTTCTTTGCATTTTTCAGTGAACGAATCTGTTTTTGTATCGTGCGAAAAAGTGCATTGTGCTTCAATTTTTACAGGTGTTGGAGAACACCAAAACCACATCTCTCGGAAACTGTCACAATCGATCGGGTTCTCAGATACATTAATGTAAACTAAAGAGTTCATTCCCAAGAAATGTTCACCATGGAGTCTCACGATCCGGTTTTTAGAAATATCTAAACTTGTGAGATTTCCCAGTGATCCCGAAAAGTCTACTGTTTCCAGAGCATTGTGGCAAAGTTTTAGTTCCTTAAGGTTAGCCATGTTAATAAAAGCACTAGTAGAAATTTCCCCAGTGCCACAGGAACTAAGATCCAGTGATATTAAAGATGGAGAACTGAACAAGAAACCACTTTCTGGTAGCGTCAATTGATTGCTCTGCAAGCTGAGatatgagagctttttatttgCTGAAAATGTCTCTGGATCTATCGCATTGATGAAGTTAAAACCTATATCAAGGAACATGAGATTTGGTAAATGTAAGAACATGACAGGTTCTAGATACATTAGTTTATTATGCGATAGATCGAGAGATGCTAAGCTTTCGAGATCAGAATCGATAGAGAATGTAGTCAAATGATTATCCTTTATGTAAAGACCCTTAAGTCTGGTAAAATTACTGAAGGCACCAGGGTGAATATCTTCTATGCCACATACGCTAATATCCAGTGTGACAAGAAACTTTGTGTACAGAAATGAATGGTTCCTGGTCATGAAAAGTTCATTCCCAGTTAAATATAACCATTCCAGGTTTATTCCATCAAAAGCATTAGGGTGTATGTAGCTGATTGCATTGAACTCGAGATGAAGGAACTTAAGAGATTTCAAACGTAACACTGAGCGCAGATCCTCCCGCTGCAAGTAATTCCCTCTTagctttaaataaattatgttaggAGCATACTCGAATGCCTTTGGTGAGAGTCCCATAATGTTGCAGTTGTCCATTTCAAGTGTAAGCAACGAAAGTGCCTTAAATAGAGGCCCTGAAGCTGGCAAAATCAAGAAATTATTATAGTTCAGGTAAAGCTTTTCAAGCTTTGGGGTTTGTTGAAGGGCTTCAACATCGATAGTCTGAATATGATTATTTTCCAGTCGTAGCTCTACCAAGCTTCCAAGCCCATAAAAACTGTCCATGTAGACATAGTCAATCAGGTTGTGGTCGAGTACAAGCCGAGTTAGCCTGTTGGAGCCTTCGAAAGTCCTGGGCTCGATAGTGCGTATACGGTTTCTTT from Bacillus rossius redtenbacheri isolate Brsri chromosome 1, Brsri_v3, whole genome shotgun sequence includes these protein-coding regions:
- the LOC134527276 gene encoding leucine-rich repeats and immunoglobulin-like domains protein 1 isoform X2, which gives rise to MNQNMKVATLFLLIFNTSAVVASAQSTCPDSCSCSEQHVDCSERTLSSIPSIPRSTVTFSLAHNIISEVSSIDFPVRLTLLHTLLLNNNSIRAIQRRALANLPGLQSLDLKRNRIRTIEPRTFEGSNRLTRLVLDHNLIDYVYMDSFYGLGSLVELRLENNHIQTIDVEALQQTPKLEKLYLNYNNFLILPASGPLFKALSLLTLEMDNCNIMGLSPKAFEYAPNIIYLKLRGNYLQREDLRSVLRLKSLKFLHLEFNAISYIHPNAFDGINLEWLYLTGNELFMTRNHSFLYTKFLVTLDISVCGIEDIHPGAFSNFTRLKGLYIKDNHLTTFSIDSDLESLASLDLSHNKLMYLEPVMFLHLPNLMFLDIGFNFINAIDPETFSANKKLSYLSLQSNQLTLPESGFLFSSPSLISLDLSSCGTGEISTSAFINMANLKELKLCHNALETVDFSGSLGNLTSLDISKNRIVRLHGEHFLGMNSLVYINVSENPIDCDSFREMWFWCSPTPVKIEAQCTFSHDTKTDSFTEKCKETQRKKQINETTKQHVISEKPKLVLSMRGLEANPDIVKVDRRKQKPALNTSMRVLQPNADVEIVNEMNNDTLDSYIQLNDSSSYNVSSVTLKSKENMSIWWILVYVSIGSVAFLLLVFVTTLSLDCYIFRRRKAALQHSTSVKWTSSRMQSSLDPSLRPLQGNFRRPHSTSRPKRSRQRDSITSMSRSSGEHPRYISATGKEAEEAVEPTTYRPHELWSRQFRDSPHASVSDTGSPQHLSSMQSPSAPGHLAASSWSRPAR
- the LOC134527276 gene encoding leucine-rich repeats and immunoglobulin-like domains protein 1 isoform X1 → MMKSARDQLCARNNQIVNSVATLFLLIFNTSAVVASAQSTCPDSCSCSEQHVDCSERTLSSIPSIPRSTVTFSLAHNIISEVSSIDFPVRLTLLHTLLLNNNSIRAIQRRALANLPGLQSLDLKRNRIRTIEPRTFEGSNRLTRLVLDHNLIDYVYMDSFYGLGSLVELRLENNHIQTIDVEALQQTPKLEKLYLNYNNFLILPASGPLFKALSLLTLEMDNCNIMGLSPKAFEYAPNIIYLKLRGNYLQREDLRSVLRLKSLKFLHLEFNAISYIHPNAFDGINLEWLYLTGNELFMTRNHSFLYTKFLVTLDISVCGIEDIHPGAFSNFTRLKGLYIKDNHLTTFSIDSDLESLASLDLSHNKLMYLEPVMFLHLPNLMFLDIGFNFINAIDPETFSANKKLSYLSLQSNQLTLPESGFLFSSPSLISLDLSSCGTGEISTSAFINMANLKELKLCHNALETVDFSGSLGNLTSLDISKNRIVRLHGEHFLGMNSLVYINVSENPIDCDSFREMWFWCSPTPVKIEAQCTFSHDTKTDSFTEKCKETQRKKQINETTKQHVISEKPKLVLSMRGLEANPDIVKVDRRKQKPALNTSMRVLQPNADVEIVNEMNNDTLDSYIQLNDSSSYNVSSVTLKSKENMSIWWILVYVSIGSVAFLLLVFVTTLSLDCYIFRRRKAALQHSTSVKWTSSRMQSSLDPSLRPLQGNFRRPHSTSRPKRSRQRDSITSMSRSSGEHPRYISATGKEAEEAVEPTTYRPHELWSRQFRDSPHASVSDTGSPQHLSSMQSPSAPGHLAASSWSRPAR